CGCGGTAGGACTTGAAAACTTTGATTTTCAGCCATTATTTGAAGAATTTAGTGCAAAGACGGGTATTAAAGTTAATATTCTTGCCTTTAACAACAATCAGTTAAAAAGCGAGTTATTGTTGTATGCAGATGCCCTGCAACTACCGGATGCCGTTATTATTCCCAGCGATTATATGGGATTGTCGGAACTGCAATTTTCTCAGGTGCCAGAGTCTTGGCTAAGCAAAAAGCTCACACAAAAAGTCATTGAAAACAGCAAGGTCAATGGTGAGCTGAGGGGCGTGCCAATTATGTATGGCAACCATCTTGTACTCTATTACAACCGTGCACTTGTGCCACACCCTATTACCGACTTACAAACCTACGCACAGCAAGCGGTAGCAGACCAACCTACGCTCGGCTGGAATTTTTATGAAATGTATTGGTTTGTGACCTTTGCAAACGCCCTCCAGCCTAATCTCATTCAGGAAGGCGTACCACAGCTTGACACCAAAGCGATGCGCCTCGCAATTTCCAATTATCAATCATTACTCAACAGCGGCATCATAGACGCTGACTGTGTATACCAATGCTTAATGAATCGTTTTAAGACCGGCAAGCTCGATTATTTTGTGAATGGAATTTGGGCATATCGTCAACTTAAAGACAAGCTTAAAGACGACCTAGCCATCGCGCCTTTACCGAGGTGGGGTAATCATCAGCTGATGTCTCTAGCATCGTCTCATGTACTGGCTTTTCCTGCCAATGGCATAGAATCTAAAAAAGGTCCGCATCTAAAGCTGCTTGTTGACTTTATGCAAAGCCAGAAGGTACAAGATAAACTGTGGGATGAGCTCAATGCGCTGCCAGCAAACGGCGACAGCTTAGCTGAACTGACAAAACGCGGCGACAAAGCACTGTCTCAACTGATTGCATCTCTGCATGAAACCTATCCACAACCGAATGAACCTATTATGGCCTATATTTGGGAGGCTATGCTTAAGGGACTAACACGCTATTTAGGTGGTGTGTATAGTGTCGAAGAAACGACGCAATATATGCAATTTATTGTCACAAAGTCGGGACAGAATGAAAGCAAATCGCAGCATCGTTGATGAAATAAAAAGAAAAATTACGGCATTATTCTCTCTGTTCCTCGTTGTACTGGTTGCGATGGTTGGCTTTTCCCTGATGCAACAAAAGGCAACCTTAGAGCAAGAAGACGTTAAACGCACTGGCGCAAGTCTTATCAGCGATTTTAAAGCGCAAGTCAATGAGCTTATCTATCAAGTTGCACCATTAAGTGAAGACCACATTTTATCTACCTTACCGAGCGATCTACTGTTTACTCAATACGCGGTTAAGGCGCTAACTAACTTAGTCGACAATACCGACATGGTGAAGTCTGCGTTTATCAACGATGGCTCCGTGTTTACCGTAGAGGGATATCCTTTTGATACCCTACGTTGGAACAACTCCGTATTTAGCGAGCATGCTAACAAGGTCCTCTCGCAACAGCTACGCACTTTAAGAATCGACAAACTGGTTGTCCCAGTTGAAAGCATTGAAAAAAAACCGTCTGATCAGGCCAAGTTGTTTCTCGCCATTCCCCTTAGACAAAAATTATCATCGTTAATGCGTCCTTATAAATATACGGGTGTACTATTCCTCGAAGTCGATCTTGGACCATTTCTAGATTCCAATCAGGAAAAAGGCTCTATCTGGCTCACCAGTCAAGACCTTGTGCTTGAAGGAACACATTCCTCAAATGCCACTGAAGGTGTATACCGCAGTCCTATTTATTCACTAAAAGACGATTTTGTAGAACTTGATTTACAGCTACAACGAGAAGCCGAAGTATACAGTAACGACATTTTACGCGCGGTGTTATACATAGTGCTTATCGGGTTGATGCTGGTGGTATTACTTACCTGGTATTTACGCCGATTAGCAAAACGGTTGACCAATCCGATGCAAGCACTTGAACGCCATTGTGAACGACTGAAACGAGGACATTACGTTTCTGCGAAAAGCGATTTTGAATTTAGAGAATTAAGAACGCTCCAAGTGACCCTTAACCAACTTGCGAAACAAATCAAAGAGCAGATCAGCTCTCTTGAAAGTGAAAAAATGAAAGCGCAAAGCTCTGAGCGGGCAAAAAGTCACTTTTTGGCGAACATGAGCCATGAATTAAGAACGCCACTTAACGGTATTTATGGTGTATTTCAGTTAATGAAGCATCATAGAAATGCAGCAGACTCCAAAGAACTCATTGCACAAGGCATGACATCCACAGAAACATTACTTAGCTTACTCAATGATTTACTTGATTTCTCTAAAATTGAAGCTGGTGAATTAAAGATGGAATCAGCGACGGTGGATGTCAAAAGTATTGTCACTGAAGTAAAACAAGAGTTTGTCCATACTGCCAGTACTAAGCAAATCGACCTGATTATTCATACTGAGGAACTCGCAAACCCTTATCGACTCGGTGATTCGCTGCGTTTAAAGCAGATACTAAGAAATTTAATATCCAATGCCGTTAAATTTACCAGTGACGGATCTGTAACCGTTATACTCCAAGATGGCGGTAAGCATCTCTCCATCCGTGTAATAGATACTGGCGCTGGTATTTCCGAAATCGCGCTAAAGAAGCTATTTAATCGTTTTCAACAGGCAGACTCGTCGACCACCAGAAAGTATGGAGGAACTGGTCTTGGACTTGCAATTGTAAAACAACTCGCCGAGTTAATGGACGGCCGTGTTACGGTGACGAGTCAAGAAGGTATTGGCAGTGAGTTTACAGTTGAACTCGTACTCGAAATTTGCGACGCACCAGAACAATCTATCATGCAAGACTTGCAAGATATACCCGCCTTGAAAGATAAAAATCTGCTACTTGCTGAAGATAATCCACTTAATCAAAAAATATTTAGTGCCATGATTAAACCAACTGAAGCGAATCTTGTCATAGCTCAGGATGGTGAAGAAGCGATTGAGCTTTACCACGAATTGAAACCTGATATCTTTTTTGTAGATATTCAGATGCCAAAAAAAGATGGCCTAAAAGTATGTTCAGAAGTCAGAGAACAAGATAAAACAACCCCGCTTGTTGCCGTCACGGCCAACGTGATGTCGGGAGATTTAGAAAATTATCAGCAACTTGGATTTGATAATTGTGTTGCAAAACCGATAGATATGAAAAAGCTTTATGAAGTGATAAATACGATTGTGAGTTAACGGTCAATTTCGCCCCATTTTATGTGGCTAGATGTAATAAGCTAAATTGAAGAAAGTTCACCTAAGTTACAATTGAATAACATCGTAAAATTCTTATAATCTTAGCCTGTAATTAGGGCCTGTTGATCTTTCAAGTTTGTTTTTGCAGCAGTTTGACTGGTATTTATACAAGGCAGAGCCTGCGTAGCATAGTCATTCTATGTAAGTCTGGCGATAACACAGTAGAAATGCCAGTCAAGCGCTGCCCTTTGGGTTCACCTGAGTGCGCTTTGTTCATTGTTGCTCAACTTTTGCCTAGATTACTAGGCGGCAAGTCGAGCGTCGCGATCAAAACACACTCAGAAGAACAAAAATCAAACAGCAAAGGTCAACAGGCCCTAGTTAAAAGCGCAGACATTCACCTCAGGTAAACTTCTTCTCGTGCAACATTCAATTAGCATTCAAACCTTTATACCATCAGCATTTTTACCTGCACTAGTTGCATGGTTTCATCGAATTTATTTCATAGGAGTCAAAAGGAATGACAACCATCGTCTATAACGCGAAAACAGCAGAAATCGCCTGTGATAGTAGAACCACTACCGACAAGATCATCGTTACCGATAACGCCCAAAAGTGGTTTGATCATCATGGTTGGAGAGTGTTTTGCACTGGGCAAACATGCGATATATACAATTTGCAGCACAATTTTTCAAATAATCAATTTGATACGATTGAGAGTTTGGAGTTCATTAAATACCACCCCAAAAAAGGCGTATGGTATGGTTGTGTAAAAAGGGGCACCTGTAAATCTGAACCCTTAGCGCAATCTTATGCCATCGGCTCAGGCCAACAAGCGGCAATGTTTGGTTTACTCAATGGCTATAATACGGTGGAAATCGTTGAGCAAGTTAAACGTGTTGATTTTAGAACGGGCGGTGATATTCATTGCTTTAATGTCACCGACCCGTTAGAAAACACATAAGCCAGCGTC
This portion of the Pseudoalteromonas sp. GCY genome encodes:
- a CDS encoding ATP-binding protein — protein: MKANRSIVDEIKRKITALFSLFLVVLVAMVGFSLMQQKATLEQEDVKRTGASLISDFKAQVNELIYQVAPLSEDHILSTLPSDLLFTQYAVKALTNLVDNTDMVKSAFINDGSVFTVEGYPFDTLRWNNSVFSEHANKVLSQQLRTLRIDKLVVPVESIEKKPSDQAKLFLAIPLRQKLSSLMRPYKYTGVLFLEVDLGPFLDSNQEKGSIWLTSQDLVLEGTHSSNATEGVYRSPIYSLKDDFVELDLQLQREAEVYSNDILRAVLYIVLIGLMLVVLLTWYLRRLAKRLTNPMQALERHCERLKRGHYVSAKSDFEFRELRTLQVTLNQLAKQIKEQISSLESEKMKAQSSERAKSHFLANMSHELRTPLNGIYGVFQLMKHHRNAADSKELIAQGMTSTETLLSLLNDLLDFSKIEAGELKMESATVDVKSIVTEVKQEFVHTASTKQIDLIIHTEELANPYRLGDSLRLKQILRNLISNAVKFTSDGSVTVILQDGGKHLSIRVIDTGAGISEIALKKLFNRFQQADSSTTRKYGGTGLGLAIVKQLAELMDGRVTVTSQEGIGSEFTVELVLEICDAPEQSIMQDLQDIPALKDKNLLLAEDNPLNQKIFSAMIKPTEANLVIAQDGEEAIELYHELKPDIFFVDIQMPKKDGLKVCSEVREQDKTTPLVAVTANVMSGDLENYQQLGFDNCVAKPIDMKKLYEVINTIVS
- a CDS encoding sugar ABC transporter substrate-binding protein, with amino-acid sequence MPGQMLCLVFMLLLLVYSSVNAHASEPPEIDVAVGLENFDFQPLFEEFSAKTGIKVNILAFNNNQLKSELLLYADALQLPDAVIIPSDYMGLSELQFSQVPESWLSKKLTQKVIENSKVNGELRGVPIMYGNHLVLYYNRALVPHPITDLQTYAQQAVADQPTLGWNFYEMYWFVTFANALQPNLIQEGVPQLDTKAMRLAISNYQSLLNSGIIDADCVYQCLMNRFKTGKLDYFVNGIWAYRQLKDKLKDDLAIAPLPRWGNHQLMSLASSHVLAFPANGIESKKGPHLKLLVDFMQSQKVQDKLWDELNALPANGDSLAELTKRGDKALSQLIASLHETYPQPNEPIMAYIWEAMLKGLTRYLGGVYSVEETTQYMQFIVTKSGQNESKSQHR